Proteins from one Erythrolamprus reginae isolate rEryReg1 chromosome 6, rEryReg1.hap1, whole genome shotgun sequence genomic window:
- the FSCN3 gene encoding fascin-3, producing the protein MQVGLVNWTGGFLTCECYGDGVSVLGSSLGKKQTWRLTTEPGKQDLVALVGHHGQPLLAEADGTVRCGRPAAEQQSRFLLDILLSGAWTLQQPESRKFLESDGEDVFCVARGRTARHLWMSQLAEHVHVALFSPGSRLYARTDPELSRVWVDAPVPYLEECGFLLRFQKGACHLETSTGQFVSRAEKLAPGPSADTAFHLTLKPGCLASLADVEEGRVLYPQGSRGLLCLGDRPERDKEWFLIQRCPPWVSLRTRAHRFLSIVSDSQVYAGLKKPSPMSMFLFEMDSSTQTVQLKGLHHKYLVQRPCQGVLANGAAKEAETHFQVLWHCGRVFLRAPGGCFLGTLPVGLLVARARHPGPNEEFVLRFANRSFLVLRGHYGYVGSSPGRETLQGNLLQPEPVEILPCKHGVYHLQSRGKSFWALTPERTFSPWGKAALNFYLEIQGSHLLAIVAPNGCYVRGDREGCLVADSEQRARDCLWEF; encoded by the exons ATGCAGGTCGGGCTGGTCAACTGGACCGGGGGCTTCCTCACCTGCGAGTGCTATGGGGACGGCGTCAGTGTCTTGGGGAGCTCGCTGGGAAAgaagcag ACCTGGAGGCTGACCACCGAGCCCGGGAAGCAGGACCTGGTGGCGCTGGTGGGGCATCATGGGCAGCCCCTCCTGGCGGAGGCAGATGGCACCGTGCGGTGTGGCCGGCCAGCGGCTGAGCAGCAGAGCCGGTTCCTGTTGGACATCCTCCTGAGCGGGGCCTGGACCCTCCAGCAGCCGGAGAGCCGGAAGTTCCTGGAGTCGGATGGGGAGGACGTCTTCTGCGTGGCCAGGGGCCGGACCGCCCGCCACCTGTGGATGTCGCAGCTGGCCGAGCACGTCCACGTGGCCCTCTTCAGCCCCGGCAGCCGGCTCTACGCCCGGACGGACCCGGAGCTGAGCCGAGTCTGGGTGGACGCGCCCGTCCCCTACCTGGAGGAGTGCGGCTTCCTCCTGCGCTTCCAGAAGGGGGCCTGCCACCTGGAGACCTCCACTGGCCAGTTTGTCTCCAGGGCGGAGAAGCTGGCCCCAGGCCCCTCCGCGGACACCGCCTTCCACCTGACCCTGAAGCCCGGCTGCCTGGCCTCCCTGGCGGACGTGGAGGAGGGCCGCGTCCTGTACCCGCAGGGCAGCCGGGGGCTCCTCTGCCTCGGGGACCGCCCGGAGAGGGACAAGGAGTGGTTCCTCATCCAGCGCTGCCCGCCGTGGGTCAGCCTGAGGACGAGGGCCCACAGGTTCCTCAGCATCGTCTCTG acTCCCAAGTCTACGCTGGCCTTAAGAAGCCGAGCCCAATGTCCATGTTCCTCTTTGAAATGGACTCCAGCACCCAGACGGTGCAGTTAAAGGGCCTCCATCACAAGTACCTGGTGCAG agacccTGCCAGGGCGTGCTGGCCAACGGGGCAGCCAAGGAGGCCGAGACCCACTTCCAGGTTCTGTGGCATTGCGGGAGGGTCTTCCTGAGGGCTCCCGGGGGCTGCTTCCTTGGGACCCTGCCAGTGGGGCTGCTGGTTGCTCGAGCCAGGCACCCAG GGCCCAACGAGGAGTTTGTGCTGCGCTTTGCCAACCGCTCCTTCCTGGTGCTGCGTGGACACTACGGCTACGTGGGCAGCTCCCCCGGCCGAGAGACCCTGCAGGGCAACCTCCTGCAGCCGGAGCCCGTGGAGATCCTGCCTTGCAAGCACGGCGTCTACCATCTCCAAA GCCGAGGGAAGAGCTTTTGGGCCCTGACCCCGGAGAGGACCTTCAGCCCGTGGGGAAAGGCGGCCCTGAACTTCTACCTGGAGATCCAGGGGAGCCACCTGCTGGCCATCGTAGCCCCCAACGGCTGCTACGTGCGTGGGGACCGGGAGGGCTGCCTGGTGGCCGACAGCGAGCAGCGagcccgcgactgcctgtgggaGTTCTAG